In Plasmodium chabaudi chabaudi strain AS genome assembly, chromosome: 10, a single genomic region encodes these proteins:
- a CDS encoding DEAD/DEAH box helicase, putative: MNANWISQLENLLGEKNTKKSCEANGIKFPKIKNEVQNETQYEQKDYHNLTSYNINKEIINNYQKENINRLYSWQKECLCELKKVKWEERENFLFVAQTSGGKTLVAEIFAFEEIKKTEKIFFLFPLNSLINEKLEYFKKICKGTDIQVGSEFDQNDIILCTYEKFNNYLNKNKLKHTTDDISSQGYEYASQKYDSHSNEDKKYIVIIDEFHLISEKGRGIYIENIISKSLYLNNKKPRIKIICMSATLNNMHRLKKWLNAKIYISSYRPQVVSEHYVCNYDIYKKGSEFDYYYLNNMYNFCTSYENVRDNKPLPCCYRSTINYKVEKAAMHDIDCVTPRRNDYATPVKYGYQTQLNAQSELFKNKIYNFLQQKNQSLNNDLIQTILCFSYHSLVKNINTLIFCSTKRNCEIYINLINQFISVLSIDNVPEHIKIKRAKLNERILQIDKYAYEKMNKLITNGICYYYSDIGNSIKRLLENFYKEKVLFLLTCTSTLAVGLNLLVDRVLIASPFIAQNFLTVTQYKQMIGRAARLKEGDSFLIVEKKHEKKILQLFKENVTNIKSTMNSGSQEEIEKYIIEFLCLVDQPMTFHDIISLFSYSLCFVELTISDNEIDENYITTTNGNEHILDNIAYIYHFGSSGMNTFYEELDMYCNDNSWIGKEITSVSSMKHFDQNELTPIKHEYSPYHINSTTPRKIDQKKGEKCASTTNISLHNLLQLDLYTFTQNELLFYEKTKKEIDTAINNLIKHKCIEIINQKKIKATRLCRSLCISNFTVTYGIDLLNEIKSYDKIHTYNNKFHLCYICSCHNLNIAGFVYYLPFLKNLISIISFDNYTKYIIFEILKFDNDIINMLNLKNQNISHDQKKKKFFSDDLVQKKYNKLYLAILLFLYLQGTNISTICTIFKIPKDVLKSILQNTYIHIHILIAFFDELDEWIISCLLKKFLQHFKSTKPVSENNSDEFFQVAEFNYSKYYSKKRKKEKNTQWGK, from the coding sequence ATGAATGCAAATTGGATATCACAACTTGAAAATTTACTAGGCGAGAAAAACACAAAGAAAAGCTGTGAAGCAAATGGTATAAAGTTCccaaaaatcaaaaatgaAGTACAAAATGAGACCCAATACGAGCAGAAGGATTACCATAATTTAACTAGCTAcaacataaataaagagattataaataattatcaaaaggaaaatataaatagatTATATAGTTGGCAAAAGGAATGCTTGTGTGAACTAAAGAAAGTAAAATGGGAGGAACGTGAAAACTTTTTATTCGTGGCACAGACATCTGGGGGTAAAACATTAGTAGCTGAAATATTTGCTTTTGAGGAAATcaaaaaaacagaaaagatatttttcttattcCCATTAAATTCATTGATTAATGAGAAAttggaatattttaaaaaaatatgtaaaggTACAGACATTCAAGTAGGTAGTGAATTTGATCAAAATGATATCATCTTATGtacatatgaaaaatttaataactatttaaataaaaacaaactGAAGCATACTACGGATGATATTAGTTCGCAGGGCTATGAGTATGCTTctcaaaaatatgatagCCATAGTAATGaagacaaaaaatatatagtcATAATTGACGAATTTCATCTTATAAGTGAAAAGGGAAGGGGGATTTATAtcgaaaatataatttcaaaaagtttatatttgaataataaaaaacctcgaataaaaattatatgcatgAGTGCaacattaaataatatgcataggTTGAAAAAATGGTTAAATgctaaaatatatatatcatcttATCGGCCCCAAGTAGTTAGTGAGCATTATGTGTGTAATtatgatatttataaaaagggATCTGaatttgattattattatcttaacaatatgtataatttttgtacATCATATGAAAATGTAAGAGATAATAAGCCCCTACCATGTTGTTATAGAAGCACAATTAATTACAAAGTTGAGAAGGCTGCAATGCATGATATTGATTGTGTAACACCACGACGAAATGATTATGCAACGCCAGTCAAATATGGCTACCAGACACAACTAAATGCACAATCTGAACTTTTCaagaataaaatttataattttttacaacaaAAGAATCAatcattaaataatgatttaattcaaacaatattatgtttttcttATCACAGTTTagtgaaaaatataaatacattaatattttgttctacaaaaagaaattgtgaaatttacataaatttaataaatcaatTTATTAGTGTATTATCTATTGACAATGTTCCagaacatataaaaataaaacgagcaaaattaaatgagAGAATACTTCAGAttgataaatatgcatatgaaAAGATGAATAAATTGATAACTAATGGgatatgttattattatagtgATATTGGAAATTCTATAAAACGTTTAttagaaaatttttataaagagaaagtattatttttattaacctGCACATCAACATTAGCTGTTGGTCTAAATTTATTAGTAGACAGAGTTTTAATAGCATCACCATTTATTGCACAAAACTTTTTAACTGTAACacaatataaacaaatgatTGGTAGAGCAGCTAGATTAAAAGAAGGAGATTCATTTTTGattgttgaaaaaaaacatgaaaaaaaaatattacaattatttaaagaaaatgtaactaatataaaaagtacGATGAATAGTGGATCCCAAGaagaaatagaaaaatatataattgaatttttatgtttagtAGATCAGCCAATGACATTTCATGATATAATCTCTTTATTTTCCTACTCCTTATGTTTTGTGGAGCTTACAATTAGTGATAATGAAATagatgaaaattatataacaaCTACAAATGGGAATGAACATATTTTAGATaatattgcatatatatatcattttggTAGCAGTGGTATGAATACCTTTTATGAAGAACTAGATATGTACTGTAATGATAACTCTTGGATTGGTAAAGAAATAACAAGTGTTAGTTCTATGAAGCACTTCGatcaaaatgaattaaCTCCAATAAAACATGAGTATTCACCATATCATATTAATAGTACAACACCGAGAAAGATTGATCAAAAAAAGGGTGAAAAATGTGCAAGTACAACAAATATATctttacataatttattacaGTTAGACCTGTACACGTTCACgcaaaatgaattattattttatgaaaagacaaaaaaagaaattgacacagcaataaataatttaataaaacataaatgtatcgaaataataaaccagaaaaaaataaaagctaCAAGATTGTGTAGGTCTTTATGTATTAGCAATTTTACAGTAACATATGGTATAGacttattaaatgaaataaaaagttatgACAAAATACAtacttataataataaatttcatttatgttatatatgttcATGTCATAATTTAAACATTGCAGggtttgtatattatttaccttttttaaaaaatctaatatcaattatatcatttgataattatactaaatatataatttttgaaatattaaaatttgataatgatataataaatatgctaaatttaaaaaatcaaaatatttcacatgaccaaaaaaaaaaaaagtttttttcTGATGACCTTgttcagaaaaaatataacaaattgTATTTggctattttattatttttatatttacaaggAACTAATATATCTACTATATGtaccatttttaaaataccGAAAGATGTATTAAAATcgattttacaaaatacatatattcatatacatattttaattgcCTTCTTTGATGAACTTGATGAATGGATAATATCATGTCTTTTGAAAAAGTTCCTCCaacattttaaaagtaCAAAACCGGTTtcagaaaataatagtgatgaattttttcaagttgcagaatttaattattcaaaatattattcaaaaaagAGGAAGAAGGAAAAGAATACGCAATGGGGTAAGTAA
- a CDS encoding enoyl-CoA hydratase, putative → MGIQKMFFLTRCGKQPYSNINIRRNFKLLNTFKQYTTYLNKEENLNNSSQLIDEKNDNINLCNKYVDFFRDESRNIGIVTFKNICDKKNIFPNFLEELKNVIDHINNIISNEENNKFYINEFKNKDNYLVKNLKKAIPYYDNKLKVLIINGSDTNFKKNNNTFLNSVDFNSYLKCDEGTNADISSMFRIICNNIQQLPLITVSNINGICYNSGMDLILSTDFRISNENSKYGYDKTYIGLYPYGGSIQKLFRHIPMNYSKYLLLTSQTINAFDALKFNLIDVCLNQNEEFYINNSNVHFDHNLTKKNKIEIIKENIIKYFNDIFINENFKLKTNDDSFIFTLFFAFQFLFTPTYILQNIKLSINEGMLLSDSNAYLDCDRMVFEKSINTPERLEILNYLKTKVSEYKPKEN, encoded by the coding sequence ATGggaatacaaaaaatgttttttttaacacgATGTGGGAAACAACCttattcaaatataaacataagAAGGAACTTCAAACTGCTCAATACATTTAAACAGTATACAACTTATTTgaataaagaagaaaacCTAAATAATAGTTCTCAATTAATTGATgagaaaaatgataatataaatttgtgtaataaatatgttgaCTTTTTTAGAGATGAAAGTAGAAATATTGGGATAGttacttttaaaaatatatgtgataaaaaaaatatatttcctaattttttagaagaattgaaaaatgttatagatcatataaataatatcatatctaatgaagaaaataataaattctaTATCAacgaatttaaaaataaggataattatttagttaaaaatttgaaaaaagcAATACCATATTATGacaataaattaaaagtatTAATCATTAATGGGAGTGACACcaactttaaaaaaaataataatacattcTTAAATTCAGTTGATTTTAATTCCTATTTAAAATGTGATGAAGGAACTAATGCTGATATCTCAAGTATGTTTAGAATAATCTGCAATAATATTCAACAACTACCTTTAATAACCGTTAGCAATATTAATGGCATTTGTTACAACAGTGGTATGGACTTAATTTTGTCAACCGATTTTAGAATctcaaatgaaaatagtaaatatgGATATGATAAAACTTATATTGGTTTATATCCATATGGTGGTAGTATACAAAAACTATTTAGACATATTCCTATgaattattcaaaatatttattattaacaagTCAGACAATTAATGCATTTGAtgcattaaaatttaatttaatagaTGTATGCCTAAATCAAAATGaagaattttatataaataattcgaATGTTCATTTTGATCATAAtttaactaaaaaaaataaaatcgaaattataaaagaaaatattataaaatatttcaatgatattttcataaatgaaaattttaaattaaaaacaaatgatgatagctttatttttacacttttttttgcttttcaatttttatttacccCTACTTATATTCTACAAAATATCAAACTCTCTATCAATGAAGGAATGCTACTAAGCGATTCAAATGCATATTTAGATTGCGACCGAATGGTATTCGAAAAATCTATAAATACACCTGAACGATTAGAAAtactaaattatttaaaaacaaaagtaAGCGAATACAAACCGAAGGAAAATTAA